The genomic window AAAGAGATCAGGATGATCGGAGGGGTCCTTGCCGTCGATCTCGATCGTGCCGGTTGTCGCACGGTCGGAGCCGGTCAGGATCTTTACCAGTGTGGATTTTCCGGCGCCGTTTTCGCCAGCCAGAATATGGGTCCGACCCAGTTCCACGTCGAGATCAACATCGTCAAGCGCGGTCACGCCGGGAAAAACCCTGCTGAGGCCGCGTGCCTTTAGGTAGGTCATGTGTCCTCCTGAGCATCCTTCCGATCAATCCATTGAGAGGCATTGAAAGGAGCCCGGGCCGCAGATGCGGTCCGGAGAATGCGGCCGGCGGAAGGCCGGCCGCGGCAAACGGCTCAGCCGTCCACATTGTCCTTGGTCAGGAACGCATTGCCCGTATCGAGATACTGCGGAACCGGAGCGCCGGTGGCCTGTGCCCAGAGCAGCATGACCGACCAGTAGCCCTGAAGCTCGGGCTGCGAAGCGGACGAACTGTCCGCGACACCCGAACGGATCATGTCGAGCATCTCCGGCAGGTTGTCGAGGCCAACCAGCGTGACCTGACCCTGTTTTCCGGCTTCGATGATCGCCTGGCCGATACCGATCGGTCCGGCGGCGTCGGACGCAACCCAGCCCTTCAGGTTCGGATGGGCCTGCATGATGGCGGCAGCCTGCTGCTGTGCCGTCTCGATGCTGTCATTGTCGATGCCTTCGGCAACGACCTCGATGCCGTCATGCTCGGCGAACACCTCGCGATGGCAATCGGCGCGGATGGAATGGTTGGGCGCGGTGGGCACGCCCATCATGATCGCGACTTCGCCTTCGCCGTCGAGGATCTCGACCAGCCGCCGCGAAGCGATCTTGGCCTGTTCGCAGAAATCGGAACCGATATAGGGGATCGCCATGCCTTCCGGCGGGATCGAATCGAAGATCACGAGCGGAATGTTCTGGCTCTGAGCGGCTTCGAGCGACCCGCGATTGCCCGATGGGTCGAGCAGATCGATTGCGATGCCGTCGGGGCGTGTCGAGATCGCGCTTTCCACGATCTGAACCTGCTGGACGACGTCCGCCGTCTGCGGAGCGGAGTAGACGATGTCGATATCCGCGCCGGTCTGAGCCTTCAGGGCTTCAGCAGCCATCTTTGCGCCGTCATTGACCTTGTCGAACCACGGATGAACGACCTTCGGCACGATCAGAAAGCGGTAGCTGTCCTTCTTGACAGTCCCAGGTGCATCCTGCGCGACAGCGGCCAGGGGAATGGCAATAGCCAATCCCGCCAGCAAGGCGGTGAGTTTCTTCATCAGATTTCCTCCCGGTTATGTTTGCCGCTCATGGAAGCGGCCCTCCTGGCAGAGGGGCGAAAATCCCCAACGGCCAATCACTGAATACATCTGTTAAATTTAAAATACAAGTGCATCGGACGTATCATCCAGGGCGATCGGGTGAAGGAGTAGGTGACAAAGGTTTGAATTGCTGAATCAGTTGCGCTCCTCTGGATGGAGGAACAACGACGATGACGGATAGCGATCGGGAGCATGGCGGATTTTTTGAGGAGGCGGGTGTTTTTCTGGGATATTTCGAGGATATTCCGGACGGGCGTGAGGTCGGCAAGGTCGGCTACCCACTGAGCGAGGTGCTGCTGCTGTGCCTGCTGGCGGTATTGTCGGGGGCGGAAACCTTCACGGACATCGCGAATTTTGGCCATCGGAAACTGAGTTTTCTGCGTCGGTTTCGGCCCTTTTCCGGTGGCACACCGTCGCATGATCATCTCGGCGACATCCTTGCCACGCTTGATGCCGCGGCGTTTCAGCGCTGTTTTGTCGCCTGGGTCACGTCGCTGACCGGCCTGGCGACAGAGGTGATCGCCATCGATGGCAAGACCGTGCGCCGGTCGAAAGGGGCCAAGGCGGCGATCCACATGGTCTCGGCGTTCGCCGCGCGCCAACGTCTGGTGCCGGGTCAGGTCAAGGTTGGCGACAAGGTTGGCGACAAGGCTAACGAGATCGTCGCGATCCCCCACCTTCTGAAGGTGCTGGCGATCGAGGGGGCGATCGTGACCATCGACGCCATGGGCTGCCAGCGTACGATTGCGCAGCAGATCGTCGACCAGAAGGCCGACTATGTCCGCGCCCTCAAGAGCAATCAAAGCGCGCTGCGCGACGATGTCAGCCTGTTCGTGACCGAGCGGAAAGCCAGGCAATACGCCGATACCGTGATCAGTCGACATGAGACCATCGATGGCGATCATGGTCGGATCGAAACCAGGACCGCGACTGTCCTGCATGATATCGCCTGGCTTCAGCAACGCCACAAATGGCCCGCCCTGAAATCCGTCGTCGTCATCGACGGCATACGCGAAACCGGCAGCAAAACCGAGCGGGAGACCCGCTTATACATCAGTTCGTTGAATCTGCCCGCCGACAAGCTCGGACCGATCGTTCGCAGTCATTGGGCCATTGAGAACAGCCTGCACTGGGTGATGGACATGGTCTTCCGCGACGACGAATGCCGCGTGCGAACCGAAAACGCCCCAGCCAACTTCACCACCATCAAACATATCGCAACCAATCTGCTGCGATTGCCGACCTCCAGAGATTCACTCCGCTCAAGGCGAAAAATCACCGCCTGGGACGACGACTTCCTCGCAAGCCTCATTGCCGATGATCCGGTCACCCGATTCCACTGGGCGAAGGCCCGGTGGCTTGACGGACAGGGTTGAATATGGCCTAAGGCTGGCCTGAACGGCCGCCGTTTCCAAGGACCTGCTGCGGCCCAGCACATTCAGCATTTTCAGGGAAGCAGCCGGCCTGGCCGGCGCTACGGACAAAAACAATGAGCACAACCGGCCCCCGCCTGCGCATCGCGCCATCTCCCACCGGCGAGCCGCATGTCGGCACCGCCTATACCGCGCTGTTCAACTATCTCTACGCAAAAAAGATGGGCGGCACCTTCATTCTGCGCATCGAGGACACCGACGCCACGCGCTCGACCCCCGAATTCGAGAAGAACGTGCTCGACGCGCTGAAATGGTGCGGGCTTGAGTGGGCGGAAGGCCCGGATGTCGGCGGTCCCTACGGTCCCTATCGCCAGTCGGATCGCAAGGACCTCTACAAGCCCTATGTCGATCGCCTCGTCGCCGAAGGCCACGCCTTCCATTGCTTCTGCACGCCCGAACGGCTGGAGCGGATGCGCGCCGGCCAGCGCGCCGAAGGCCGCGCCCCGAAATATGACGGACTGTGCATGCATCTGAAAGCCGAAGAGGTCACCGCCCGTATCGCGGCCGGCGAGCCCAATGTCGTGCGCATGAAGATCCCGACCGAAGGCGCGTGCAAGTTCACCGACGGCGTCTACGGCGATGTCGAAATCCCGTGGGACGCTGTCGACATGCAGGTTCTGCTGAAGGCCGACGGCATGCCGACCTATCACATGGCAAACGTCGTCGACGACCACATGATGAAGATCACCCATGTGGCGCGCGGCGAGGAGTGGCTGGCCTCGGTGCCGAAGCATATCCTGCTCTATACCTATCTGGGGCTCGAACCGCCGCAGTTCTTCCACTTGCCGCTGATGCGCAATCCCGACAAATCGAAACTGTCGAAGCGCAAGAACCCGACCTCGATCTCCTATTATTCGGCGCTCGGCTACCTGCCGGAAGCGCTGATGAATTTCCTCGGCCTGTTCTTCATCCAGATATCCGAGGGCGAAGAGCTGATGACGATGGATCAGCTCATCGAAAAATTCGACGCCGACAACCTCAACAAGTCCGGCGCCGTGTTCGACACCCAGAAGCTCGAATGGCTGAACGGAAGGTTCCTGCGCGAGACGCTGTCGGAGGAGGATTTCATCCTCCGCGTCGCCGTCTGGGCCTCGGAAAACGCGCGGCTGAAGGAGGGACTGAAGCTCTCCCAGAGCCGGATCACCAAGCTCGGCGAACTGCCGGCGCTGATGGGCTTCCTGCTGCAGTCCGACATGGTTCCGGAGGCGGAAGCCTTCGCGAAGATCAAGAAGACCAATCCGGCGGAAATCCTGGAAATCCTGCAGGCGGTGCAGCCGGTGCTGGAGAAACTCGTCGAGTGGAATGCCGCGACGGTTGAAGAAGCGTTGCGCCGGCTTTCCGAAGACATCGACAAGAAGCTGCGCACCGTGGTCGCGCCATTGTTCGTCGCCATGTCCGGCTCGTCACGCTCGCTGCCGTTGTTTGACTCGATGGCCATTCTCGGCCGTGCGGTTGTGCGCCAGCGGCTGAAGACGGCTGAAGGCGTGGTCGCGGCAATGGTCGCAGAAGAGGCAGGCAAGTAACATGAACAAGAAGACTGAAGAGCAGGCGCTCTCCTCCGACGCGACCGAAGTCCGCGCGCAGAAGCTCGAAATCCTGCGCGAGAAGATCGGCGACGTCTATCCGGCGCATTTCCACCGCACCATCACCAATGCCGAACTGGCCGAGAAATACGCCGACCTGCCCGATGACGTGACGACCGAGGATGTCGTCACCGTTGCCGGCCGCGTCTATTCTATGCGCAATTCCGGCATGTTCGTCGATCTGCGCGATGCGTCCGGCAAGATCCAGATTTTCTCGCACAAGGACACGACGCCCGAAGCGGTGCGCGAATTATGGTCGCTGGTGGATCTCGCTGACATTGTCGGCGTCACCGGCGTCGTGCGCCGCACCAGGCGCGGCGAGCTGACGATCAACGCCCAGGAGCTTACCATGCTCACCAAGGCGCTGAAGCCGATGCCGGAAAAATACCACGGGCTTGCCGATATCGAGACGCGCTATCGCCAGCGTTATCTCGACATCATGAGCAACGAGGATTCCAAGCTGCGCTTCATCCAGCGCTCGCAGGTGCTTTCCGGCGTGCGGCGTTTCCTCGAGGACGAGGGCTTCATGGAAGTCGAGACGCCGATGCTGCAGTCGATCTATGGCGGCGCCACGGCCGATCCGTTCAAGACGCACCACAATGCGCTCGACATCGACATGTATCTCCGCATCGCGCCGGAGCTCTATCTCAAGCGCATCCTGGTCTCGGGCCTCACCGACAAGGTGTTCGAGGTCAACCGCAACTTCCGCAACGAAGGCGTTTCGACCCGGCACAATCCCGAATTCACGATGATGGAGTGTTACTGGGCCTATGCCGATTACGAGGACATGATGGGCCTCGTTGAGCGCATGTTCGAGGCCTTGGCCATCAGGCTGCACGGCCAGACAAAACTGCCCTTCGGCGACATCGAACTCGATTTCAAGGGACCGTTCCGGCGGGTTCCGATGCCCGATGCGGTCATGGAAGCGACCGGCATTGACTTCCGGTCGATCGCGACCGACGAGGAAGCCCGCGCCGCCGCGAAGGCCGCCGGTTTCGAGATCGAGGATGACTGGACCTGGGGCGAATGCCTCGCCTTCATCTTCGAGGAAAAGGTCGAGGACACGCTGATCCAGCCCGCCCATGTGACCCATTTCCCGAAGGACATTTCGCCGTTTGCCAAGGAAGTGCCGGGCGAGCCACGCCTGGTCGAGCGTTTCGAGACCTATGTCAATGGCTGGGAACTGGGC from Martelella sp. NC20 includes these protein-coding regions:
- a CDS encoding ISAs1 family transposase, with the protein product MTDSDREHGGFFEEAGVFLGYFEDIPDGREVGKVGYPLSEVLLLCLLAVLSGAETFTDIANFGHRKLSFLRRFRPFSGGTPSHDHLGDILATLDAAAFQRCFVAWVTSLTGLATEVIAIDGKTVRRSKGAKAAIHMVSAFAARQRLVPGQVKVGDKVGDKANEIVAIPHLLKVLAIEGAIVTIDAMGCQRTIAQQIVDQKADYVRALKSNQSALRDDVSLFVTERKARQYADTVISRHETIDGDHGRIETRTATVLHDIAWLQQRHKWPALKSVVVIDGIRETGSKTERETRLYISSLNLPADKLGPIVRSHWAIENSLHWVMDMVFRDDECRVRTENAPANFTTIKHIATNLLRLPTSRDSLRSRRKITAWDDDFLASLIADDPVTRFHWAKARWLDGQG
- the gltX gene encoding glutamate--tRNA ligase; translated protein: MSTTGPRLRIAPSPTGEPHVGTAYTALFNYLYAKKMGGTFILRIEDTDATRSTPEFEKNVLDALKWCGLEWAEGPDVGGPYGPYRQSDRKDLYKPYVDRLVAEGHAFHCFCTPERLERMRAGQRAEGRAPKYDGLCMHLKAEEVTARIAAGEPNVVRMKIPTEGACKFTDGVYGDVEIPWDAVDMQVLLKADGMPTYHMANVVDDHMMKITHVARGEEWLASVPKHILLYTYLGLEPPQFFHLPLMRNPDKSKLSKRKNPTSISYYSALGYLPEALMNFLGLFFIQISEGEELMTMDQLIEKFDADNLNKSGAVFDTQKLEWLNGRFLRETLSEEDFILRVAVWASENARLKEGLKLSQSRITKLGELPALMGFLLQSDMVPEAEAFAKIKKTNPAEILEILQAVQPVLEKLVEWNAATVEEALRRLSEDIDKKLRTVVAPLFVAMSGSSRSLPLFDSMAILGRAVVRQRLKTAEGVVAAMVAEEAGK
- the lysS gene encoding lysine--tRNA ligase translates to MNKKTEEQALSSDATEVRAQKLEILREKIGDVYPAHFHRTITNAELAEKYADLPDDVTTEDVVTVAGRVYSMRNSGMFVDLRDASGKIQIFSHKDTTPEAVRELWSLVDLADIVGVTGVVRRTRRGELTINAQELTMLTKALKPMPEKYHGLADIETRYRQRYLDIMSNEDSKLRFIQRSQVLSGVRRFLEDEGFMEVETPMLQSIYGGATADPFKTHHNALDIDMYLRIAPELYLKRILVSGLTDKVFEVNRNFRNEGVSTRHNPEFTMMECYWAYADYEDMMGLVERMFEALAIRLHGQTKLPFGDIELDFKGPFRRVPMPDAVMEATGIDFRSIATDEEARAAAKAAGFEIEDDWTWGECLAFIFEEKVEDTLIQPAHVTHFPKDISPFAKEVPGEPRLVERFETYVNGWELGNAFSELNDPVEQRRRMVEQLEQSHARGETEKRLDDDFLNAMDHGMPPAGGLGIGIDRLIMLLTNGPSIRDVILFPARRHKD
- a CDS encoding substrate-binding domain-containing protein, whose amino-acid sequence is MKKLTALLAGLAIAIPLAAVAQDAPGTVKKDSYRFLIVPKVVHPWFDKVNDGAKMAAEALKAQTGADIDIVYSAPQTADVVQQVQIVESAISTRPDGIAIDLLDPSGNRGSLEAAQSQNIPLVIFDSIPPEGMAIPYIGSDFCEQAKIASRRLVEILDGEGEVAIMMGVPTAPNHSIRADCHREVFAEHDGIEVVAEGIDNDSIETAQQQAAAIMQAHPNLKGWVASDAAGPIGIGQAIIEAGKQGQVTLVGLDNLPEMLDMIRSGVADSSSASQPELQGYWSVMLLWAQATGAPVPQYLDTGNAFLTKDNVDG